Part of the Carnobacterium pleistocenium FTR1 genome is shown below.
CTATCCTTGTTTATCATGCAGCCTGTATACACTGAAGTGATGACTGATGCAATCACGCCGTATGTAAATGAAGAAATATCAGGTCAAGAAGCATTTGAATCAGCTGCACAACCCATTAAAAAATTCATGTACAAACAAACAAGAGACGAAGATATTCAATTGTTTTTGGATATATCTGAAACTGAAGAACCATCAGTTATAGATGATCTGCCCTTGAATATAGCCATCCCAGCTTTTATTATTAGTGAATTGCGAACAGCCTTCAGTATTGGATTCTTAATTTTTATTCCATTTTTAGTTATTGATATTGTCGTGGCCAGTATCTTAATGTCGATGGGAATGTTTATGTTGTCTCCGGTGATGATTTCATTGCCATTTAAATTATTATTATTTGTTTTAGTCGATGGATGGTATTTAGTGGTCGAATCGCTAGTTACAGGATTTCAGTAGAGGTGTAGAAAAAAATGACAATGGAAAAAGTTTTAGACATTATAAGAGAAGCCTTCATGGTGATGATAATCGTAGCCGGTCCGACGTTGATCATTGCATTAGTAGTGGGGCTGTTTATTAGTATCATCCAAGCAACCACGCAGCTGCAGGAACAAACGTTGAGTTTTGTGCCTAAAATCTTAGCGGTAATTGTTTCATTGATCGTTTTTGGGAATTTTATGATGAACAGTATCATTATGTTCACGCAGAAGATCTTCGAAATGATCGCAGAACTGTGAGTGAACGACCATGACCATACAATTGCAAACCATCATTTTAATATTCATACGAATAACGTCTTTTATAGTGGTAAGTCCTGGATTTTCCATCAAGGGTCTGCCTAATATAGCAAAAATCGCTTTAGCAATGGGGATTACAATTGCTGCTTATCCAGCCGTGCCAGTCATGAATGAAGTAGCAGATACCCTCTTTTTTGCGATATTGATCCTAAAAGAAGTTTTGCTCGGGATGGCTATTGGATTTATTACAAAACTCTTTTTTTCGGCCATTGAGATTGCAGGGAATTTTGTGGATTTTCAAGTTGGATTTTCAATGGGAGCCGTTTATGATCCAAGTATGGGGATAAATGTTTCCTATTATGGGAAGATTTATTATTGGTTGTCCATGTGTGTGTTTTACATTACCAACCTCCACCATGTTGTGATCAAAAGCTTAGTGGAGTCATTTCGATCCGTACCGATCTTCAGTACTGAATTAGGCGATTTTGGTGTAGAAGGTATGATGAGGCTGCTGGGTGTTATTTTTGAATTAGCTTTTAATATAGCAGCCCCAATGGTAATTGTGGCTTTACTGACAGAAGTTATCTTGGGGTTGATCTCACGTTCGGTTCCTCAAATCAATGTATTGATTTTGGGGATGCCACTAAAAATCGCAGCTAGTTTCGTTCTGATGCTGATATTTTTGCCAACTTTAGTCGAAACGATCGAAACGACACTGCCACTTATGGTGAAATACATGAATGAATTTATTCAGTTGTTGTAAAAAAAGGCGAGGTGAGAATGAATGGCGGAAAAAGATGGGAAAACAGAAAAAGCCAGTCCCAAAAAACTACGGGACACCAGAAAAAAAGGTGAGATTCCTAAAAGCCCAGATTTAACTTCCGCTGTTACCTTTATCGTATTTATCCTTGCAGCCACCTTTTTAGGAAATTACATATTGAAGTACAGTTTGCTCTATTTACAAAATTATTTAACAGCTGGCTTAACAGTAGATGGCTTAGAAAATAATTTAGCAAATATTGGGATAAGATCGATTGTGTTTATAGTAGTGTTAGCTGGTCCATTTTTGGCTATTGCATTCGTTGCAGCATTCGTATCCACTATTGTACAGACTGGCTTTTTATTCTCGGTAGAACCCATTAAATTCAAGCTAAGCAAAATAAACCCAATCAGTGGATTTAAGAATATGTTCAGTAAAAAAACGGTGTTTACTCTATTTAAAAATGTTGCTAAGTTAGCTTTAGTTTTTTGGATGGCTTATAAAACACTTGAAACATCAGTTTACTTGATCCTTAATTCCAGCAACGTAGGGACAGAAAAATTGTTTTTCTTAATGTCTGATCTTGTCATGGAATTGGCAGCTCAATTGGGTATCTTGTTGCTGATATTAGGCTTGATCGATTACATTTACCAAGTTTACGACTACCGGAAAAATTTAAAGATGTCCAAACAAGAATTAAAAGATGAGTACAAGCAATCTGAAGGTGATCCGCAGATCAAGGCTCAAAGGAGACAACGCTACCGTCAGTTGACAAAAGGGGGTTTGCGTGAAGTGGAGACGGCAACAGCCATTATCACAAACCCGACGCATTTAGCCATTGCGATTCGTTATGAAAAAGGCAAAGATGAAGTACCGATCATTGTGGCTAAAGGGGCAGATCACCAAGCTGCAAAAATTAGAGAGCTAGCTAAAGAACTCGACATTCCAATCATTGAAAATAAACCGGTCGCTAGAGCTATGTATAAGACAGTCGAAATCGGTCAACCCGTTCCAATCGATCTTTACCAAGCGATTGCCGAAATATTAGCATTGGTTTACCAAATGGAAGAAATGAACAAATATAAGATTTAAGGCTTTTTAAGATGAGGAGTTCAAAAATATGTCTAATGCTTTCTGGGGGAAAATTGAAAAACTAGCCGGTTCCTTAGATGTGATCGTTGCCTTTTTGGTTATGGCTATTCTAGGCATGATCATTATTCCATTGCCAGCTGGATTACTCGATTTTATGCTGATCATCAACATAGCGTTATCAATCACTATTTTGCTGCTGACGCTGTTTACAAAAAACGTGTTAGAATTCTCGACTTTTCCGACTATGTTGTTGATCACGACCATGTTTCGGTTAGCACTGAACATCTCTTCTACCCGGTTGATTTTAACTGAAGGAGAAGCAGGAGCGGTTATTGAAACATTTGCTAACGTTGTAACTGGAAGTAACTTCATCGTTGGAGCGGTCATCTTTATCATCATCGTCATCATTCAAATGATGGTTGTAACAAACGGAGCGAGTCGTGTTTCTGAGGTTTCAGCAAGGTTCACACTGGATGCGATGCCAGGTAAACAAATGGCTATCGATGCGGATATGAACTCAGGGCTGATCAACGAAGAACAGGCAAAGAAAAGACGTTCAGATCTTGAAAGAGAGACCCAGTTTTTCGGAGCAATGGATGGAGCAAGCAAGTTCGTAAAAGGAGATGCTATTGCTGGTCTGATCATCACAATGATCAACTTGATTGGTGGAGTAGCAATCTATTCGTTGCAAAATGATATGGAAATCATGGAAGCTTTGTCAACCTTTGGTAAGTTAACTATTGGTGACGGACTAGTCAGTCAGATTCCTTCATTATTGATCTCGGTAGCATCTGGGATCTTAGTTACCCGTTCGGGCAGCATCAAAGGTTTTGGTAGTTCCATTGGAGAAGAATTATTCCACTCGCCAAAAGTTATGTTGATACTATCAGTGATTTTAATTTCATTTGCTGTTATGCCGGGTTTTCCAACAATTCCATTTTTACTATTGGGATTAGCGGCCGGAGCGGCTGGGTATTTATTGATGGAAAATGAAAAATCAAAGAACTCGAATCAAAAAGCTAAAGAAATGCGTACGAAAGCTGCACAAAGGACAAATCAAGAAAAAAGCACAGACGAATCGGTTGCTTCTTTTCAAGTAGATCCGATTTCTATCGAAATTGGTTATGGCTTGATTCCGATAGCAGATGAAAATCAAGACAATAATTTGATGAGCCATATCACAACGATTCGTAAGCAGAGTTCTCATGAATTGGGGATTTTATTAAGTCCGATACGTATCAGAGATGATCTACAACTGAAAGCCAACGATTATGTAATCAAAATTAAAGGAAATGTTGTGGCTCGTGGAGAATTATACTTAGATAAATATATGATCGTAGACCCAGGTGAGACTGAATTTGATTTTGATGGTATCCCCACCAAAGAACCGGCTTTTGGTTTAGACGCGATGTGGGTCAACGAAAGTGACCGTGAAGCAGCTGACTTAAGAGGATACACGGTAGTTGATCCGATAACCGTCTTAGTGACTCAACTGAAGGAAACGATATATAAGTCAAGTTATGAATTATTAGGTAGGCAAGAAGTCAAACAATTGCTGGAAGGCATCAAAGATAAGTATAGCGTCGTAATCGATGAACTGATCCCGGACGTTCTTCGTTTAGGAGAAGTCCAAAAGGTTTTACAAAACTTATTGAAAGAAAACATTCCAATTAATGATTTGGTCACTATTCTAGAGACCTTAGCGGATTATGGAAACACGACCAAAGATATTGAAATGCTGACTGAATATGTGCGGCAATCGCTTAAACGGACGATTGTTAAACCTTTCTTAGATGATCAAAATGTTCTACAAGTTGTAACCATACTGCCAGATACAGAAGAACTGATCACGCGCAGCATTCAAAAATCAGCCGCTGGATCGATTCCGATCCTGCAACCTGAAACAGTTACGAAGATCTTTGATAGCGTCACAACTATCCATAACCAACTTGCTGCAAGAGGAATCCCACATGTTTTATTGGCTTCACCAAAAGTAAGACCAGCTATGAAAAATTTGATTTCGTATAATTTTCCTGATTTAGCAGTCGTGTCATTGAACGAAGTCCCGAATGATACTCCAATTGAAACAGTGGGTATGATCAATGGTTAAATCCGAATAGAGATAATTAGAATGGTGAAAGGATTGGGATTTTCATGGATGCTATTCATCTCAAGTCATTTCATTTCTTAAGAGGGAGGGGTAAAAATGTATTATGAAAATGATAGGGAAAAGGAAATCATTAAATACCTTCCCTTAGTAGAAAAAATTGTTAATCGAATAGATGTTAAGCGAAGCCAGTATGACAAAGATGACTTATATAATATAGGCGTCATTGGTCTAATGGATGCACTGGAAAAATTTGATAAATCGAAAAAAGTTCCGTTCGAAGGGTATGCGTATATTAGGATTAAGGGTTCAATCATTGATGAAATCAGAAAAACGGCTCCAGTATCTCGCACACGGATGGGAAAGCTGAATGACTATTACCGCGCCAAAGAACAATTAGAAGCAACGCTTATGCGCACACCTACTGAAAAAGAAATTTGTGCAGAATTGAAAATTGATGATAAAGCTTTAACAAAAATCCACGAGACTGTCCATAATTTGGCATCTGTATCATTAGAAAAAGTTATGTTTAGCGACGATGGCAATTCAATCGAATTGCTTGATTTCTTAGAAGACACGACTGAAGCAGGGTCTGAAGAAACGTTATTGGATAAAGAACGCCAGCAGTTGCTGACCAAACACGTGAATGTATTAGATAAGAGAGAGCAAACGATTTTAAATTTGTATTATGTTGAAGAGTTGTCACTTAAAGAAATTGCGTATATCTTTGATATTTCGGTGCCTAGGGTTTCACAGATACATGGTAAAACCATTTTGAAATTAAAAGAGTCGATGAGGAGAGAATACGATGATTAGAAGCTTAACGACACTCAACAATAGTTTTAATGTTTTACAAAAAAAACAAGAAAATATTAGTGCAAATGTGGCCAATGTTAATACTTCTGGGTATAAATCACAAGAAATCATTCAAAGTACTCGTGCAGCAGAAATGATGTCGAACCGATTGGATGGTCCATTATTAAATCAGCAGCAAGAAATCGGTGGCTTTACTTTTGGTAATCAGATTGATGAAATCGTTCAAAATTTTAGTCAAGGCAGTCTAAAAGCAACTGCTTCTGCAACAGATATCGCCATTCAAGGAGACGGTTTCTTTACAGTTCAAGACGCAAATGGGGATACTTCTTACACACGTAACGGAAATTTCAACGTTAACGATACAGGTGAATTGGTTACTCAAGAAGGCTACCGCGTCATGGGTGTGTCAGCTGATGGACAACCAACGCCTATCCAAGTCAATGGCACAGATTTTGCCATTGACAACAGAGGCAATATTGCAGGAACGGGAAACCGGTTGATGATCACTGAATTTGAAGATACGGCGAACTTGACAAGAACTGGTGACACATTATATACGGGGCAAGGTGGCACAACAGCACAAGTTGGCGATATAGTTGTGCAACAAAGTTATCTAGAAACATCTAATGTTGAAACAGTCGATGAAATCACGAATTTGATGCAAGTCTCAAGAGCCTTTGAAGCCAATCAAAAAGCCCTCAGCGCAGCAGATGAAACCTTACGAAAAGCAGTCAATGAAGTTGGGAAAGTATAGGAGGATGAAAAAATGAGTATCCCTTTAAGCATTAGTAAAAGCGGCATGAACGCGATTCAAAATCAAATGGACGCGGTATCAAATGACATCGCAAATATCAATACAACAGGCTATAAGTCTAAGAATATTAGTTTTAATGAATTGTTGTTGAATGATATGAACGCAGAAGAAGACTACTTATCAGATACTGCTCAAGGTTCTGGCATTGCTATCGGATCTAAAAGTGCTGTCACTTCCACGAACTTTACACAAGGTGCACTTGTCTCCGATTCAAATGATTACCACTTGGCTATTGCTGGAGAAGGGTTCTTTGGAGTCACTGGCGCAAACGGCGAGCAGTATTTGACGCGAGACGGCGCTTTTCAGGTAAATGGGGACAAATCGATCACTAACGGTAATGGGGATACTTTGGAAATTCAAGCAACTGTCCCAACCAATCAATGGCCTGAAGGAGACGTATCGATTGCTGAAAATGGCGAAATAACGATCCAGTCAGAAAATGGCAGTACGTTGGTCGGAACGATCCCATTATTTTACCCTACTCAAATCAATACGATGCAACCTGTTGGAGAGAACAAATTTAGCTATGATGGAACATTTGGAGCAGGAGATGGTGCGATCCAACAGCATTATTTAGAAGCATCGAATGTTGATTTAGCGTCATCTATTACTGAGATGATGTTAGCACAACGCTCTTACTCTTTAAATCTGAAAGTTGCGCAAGGAACAGATGAAATGGCTTCCATCATTAATCAATTTAAACAATAACAGTTAGTCGTATAACAGGAAAGATACATATATCTTTAATCACATACACTATCGGATTTGGGTTGACGCAAAAAATTGGCGTCTGGGAAGAATTTGAGGTAAATCAGGTGAAAAATCATGATTAGAATGAAAAATGTTGTTAAAAATTATTCAAAGGGAGTAAAAGCTCTTCGAGGAATCAATCTGACAATTGAAGATGGTGAGTTTGTCTATTTGGTTGGAGCAAGCGGTTCTGGAAAATCAACCTTAGCAAAATTATTGTACCGAGAAGAAGAAGCTAGCAAAGGGCAAATCGAGGTTGGTGGTCAACTGTTTTCTAAAATGAAAAAAAAAGACATACCTAAACTTAGAAGACAGATTGGGATTGTTTTTCAAGATTTTAAATTATTATTAGACCGTACTGTTTTTGAAAATATTGCGTATGCATTAGAAGTGATCGATACTGAACCAGAAGAAATCAGGTCACTCGTGATGCAAGCTTTGCGGTATGTTGATTTAGAAGATAAGGCAAATGATAAACCAACTGAGTTATCGGGTGGAGAACAGCAACGCGTGTCTATTGCACGTGCCATCGTCAATTCACCTAAGCTGCTCATTGCGGATGAACCAACAGGTAATTTAGATCCCCAAACGGCTTTAGAGATTATGCGGCTATTTTATCGCATCAACCAAAAGGGAACGACTATTTTAATGGTCACCCACAATCGTGGTATTGTCGATAAATTTCGTAATCGTGTCGTGGAAATCGAACAAGGTAAAATTATTTGGGATGAAAATAAAAGTGAAGATGTGATTCAATACGACATTTCGCTGGGAGAATACGTAGCAGTTTGATCACGTAAAAGGCGAATGTATAAGCTGTTGAATCATAAAAGAAGAGAAGCTAAGGCACTGATTCAGAATGCTAAGCTTGTCTTTTTTTTGTGAGATGAATTAGTTTGAAAAAGTTCTCTAGTTTAGCTAAAGTTTTTTGAAAATAGACCGATATAATAAAAGATATACCAATAGTAAAAAGAACAGATCGATTTATTTGTATCAGGAATAGATTAGATTGAAAGGGTGAAAAGTAGTTGGAGAATAATTTAGAAGAAAAAGACACTACCAAGAGTAAATGGAATATTAAAAATTGGGATTTAACAAAGATAAAAGAAACATTAAATTTTAAAAGTTTAAGAACTAAAATCCTCTTAGCTTTTATGACCATTATTGTACTGGTAATCATACTAGCGACCATAATGATTGTAACCATTTCACAAACAAATAATAGAACAGAACAAATGGTAGACGAGGAATTAGAATTACTGATAGCTAATGATCAATTATCATTCAATCTGGTGCAAAGAATCGCAGCAGCAAGAGGATACATATTATTTGGAGATACTCTATACAAAAACTTGTTTGATCAATATACCGAAGAAAGTAAAGTAATTGAAAAACAAGTTTTAGCTCTAACAACTAAAAAAGAAGCCGAAGAAGCGATTGACAGAAGCGTAGAATGGGAAGAAATGGTAAGGACAGAGGTTTTCGAACAATACGACAGTGGAGATACCACTGGAGCATCTAGTAACTTACGATCTTCTGTAGAACCTTATTCAAATGATCTAATAAAAGAATTTGAAAAACTATCAAGTGCACGAATTGAGTCTATTGATGTACAGGCTCAATCGGTTACCGATTTAGGAAAAAGGTCACTAACCTTAACATCTATTATCAGTTTGTTAGTCATTGTATTAGGGATCACGATTGCTTTAGTGACGTCTAATTTGATTATTAATCCCATCAATAAAGTTGTAGAACGAATGAAACTTATCGCTTATGGCGATCTGACTTCTGAACCACTAGAAGTAACGTCTGAAGATGAAACAGGACAACTTTCTATCGCTATCAATCAGATGCAAGATATGGAAAAAGAAGTAATGCAAGGCATTAAAATGGCTTCAGAGAAATTGACAAGTAACAGTAATGAATTAAAACAGTCTGCAAATGAAGTGAAATCAGGTTCTGAACAAGTAGCGGTAACGATGCAAGAACTGGCAACTGGATCAGAAACACAAGCAACAACGGCAAGTAATTTGTCCGTTGTGATGGGGAATTTTACTACAAAAGTTCAGAATACCAATAAAAGTGGCGAAAAAATCAAAGACTCTTCAATGGGTGTATTATCTATGACTACTCAAGGCAAGGAATACATGGAAGATTCAAGCCGTCAAATGGCCAAAATTGATGAAATTGTTTTAGATGCCGTATTTAAAATGGCTACGCTAGATAACCAAACAAAAGAAATTACAAATTTAGTTATGATCATACAAAAAATTGCGGATCAAACGAACTTATTAGCTTTGAATGCGGCAATCGAAGCTGCACGGGCTGGGGAACATGGTAGAGGGTTTGCAGTAGTTGCAGATGAGGTCCGTAAGTTGGCTGAACAAGTCGTAGTATCTATTTCTGATATTACCGGATTTGTTGAGAAAATCCAGACTGAATCTAAACGAGTGAGCGATTCTTTACAAACCGGTTATACTGAAGTTCAAGAAGGAACTAATCAAATCAAAAAAACTGGAGATACCTTTAACAAAATTAATGCTTCCGTCACAACAATGGTACAAGGCATCAAAGGTATGTCTGATAACTTAGAAAGCATTCAAGTCAACAGTGAAATCATGAATAGTTCAATTGAAGAAATTGCTTCTGTATCAGAGGAATCTGCAGCTGGAGTTGAAGAAACGTCAGCCGCTTCACAAGAAATCACGAGTTCGATGGAAGAAGTTGCTGGGAATTCTGAACAGCTTGCAGAATTAGCTAAAGATTTAGCTAAGCTGGTTGAAGAATTTAAAATCTGAATTTTGCAATGAAAATACCTAATCTGACTTTAAAACTACCCAATAGTGATACTGGAAAATTTTCCAGTATCACTATTTAAATAAAAAGATACTAGTGAATAGGTCAAATAGTACGAACGTTTGCCTATAAAAAAATAAAAAGGAAGTTAAGAGTTTAAACTGTCTAATTGACTGTTCAAATCCGTTAACAGATATGAGGGAGTAAACAAAATGAAAAAAAAGGTTCAGTTAAAAAGTATCCGTGCAAAAATAGTAGCAGGTTTTGCGGTTACTATCGGATTGATGCTTATACTAAGTTTGTACACATTTAATTCAATAAATAAAACAAATGATTCAGTAAAGGAATTAATGGAAAAAGAGATGGCACTTCTAATCGTTGACGAAAAACTTGTAGCAGATATAAACAGGCGGACTAGTCTGATAAGAGGATTCATGTTGTACGAAGATGACTCTTATAGACAGGAATTTGACGATGAATTAGCTGAAACCATTGCGTTAGAAAATCAAGCTGTAGAAATAAGCAATTCAGAAGAAGTGA
Proteins encoded:
- a CDS encoding flagellar hook-basal body protein, giving the protein MSIPLSISKSGMNAIQNQMDAVSNDIANINTTGYKSKNISFNELLLNDMNAEEDYLSDTAQGSGIAIGSKSAVTSTNFTQGALVSDSNDYHLAIAGEGFFGVTGANGEQYLTRDGAFQVNGDKSITNGNGDTLEIQATVPTNQWPEGDVSIAENGEITIQSENGSTLVGTIPLFYPTQINTMQPVGENKFSYDGTFGAGDGAIQQHYLEASNVDLASSITEMMLAQRSYSLNLKVAQGTDEMASIINQFKQ
- the flhA gene encoding flagellar biosynthesis protein FlhA, translated to MSNAFWGKIEKLAGSLDVIVAFLVMAILGMIIIPLPAGLLDFMLIINIALSITILLLTLFTKNVLEFSTFPTMLLITTMFRLALNISSTRLILTEGEAGAVIETFANVVTGSNFIVGAVIFIIIVIIQMMVVTNGASRVSEVSARFTLDAMPGKQMAIDADMNSGLINEEQAKKRRSDLERETQFFGAMDGASKFVKGDAIAGLIITMINLIGGVAIYSLQNDMEIMEALSTFGKLTIGDGLVSQIPSLLISVASGILVTRSGSIKGFGSSIGEELFHSPKVMLILSVILISFAVMPGFPTIPFLLLGLAAGAAGYLLMENEKSKNSNQKAKEMRTKAAQRTNQEKSTDESVASFQVDPISIEIGYGLIPIADENQDNNLMSHITTIRKQSSHELGILLSPIRIRDDLQLKANDYVIKIKGNVVARGELYLDKYMIVDPGETEFDFDGIPTKEPAFGLDAMWVNESDREAADLRGYTVVDPITVLVTQLKETIYKSSYELLGRQEVKQLLEGIKDKYSVVIDELIPDVLRLGEVQKVLQNLLKENIPINDLVTILETLADYGNTTKDIEMLTEYVRQSLKRTIVKPFLDDQNVLQVVTILPDTEELITRSIQKSAAGSIPILQPETVTKIFDSVTTIHNQLAARGIPHVLLASPKVRPAMKNLISYNFPDLAVVSLNEVPNDTPIETVGMING
- a CDS encoding flagellar hook-basal body protein: MIRSLTTLNNSFNVLQKKQENISANVANVNTSGYKSQEIIQSTRAAEMMSNRLDGPLLNQQQEIGGFTFGNQIDEIVQNFSQGSLKATASATDIAIQGDGFFTVQDANGDTSYTRNGNFNVNDTGELVTQEGYRVMGVSADGQPTPIQVNGTDFAIDNRGNIAGTGNRLMITEFEDTANLTRTGDTLYTGQGGTTAQVGDIVVQQSYLETSNVETVDEITNLMQVSRAFEANQKALSAADETLRKAVNEVGKV
- a CDS encoding methyl-accepting chemotaxis protein, giving the protein MENNLEEKDTTKSKWNIKNWDLTKIKETLNFKSLRTKILLAFMTIIVLVIILATIMIVTISQTNNRTEQMVDEELELLIANDQLSFNLVQRIAAARGYILFGDTLYKNLFDQYTEESKVIEKQVLALTTKKEAEEAIDRSVEWEEMVRTEVFEQYDSGDTTGASSNLRSSVEPYSNDLIKEFEKLSSARIESIDVQAQSVTDLGKRSLTLTSIISLLVIVLGITIALVTSNLIINPINKVVERMKLIAYGDLTSEPLEVTSEDETGQLSIAINQMQDMEKEVMQGIKMASEKLTSNSNELKQSANEVKSGSEQVAVTMQELATGSETQATTASNLSVVMGNFTTKVQNTNKSGEKIKDSSMGVLSMTTQGKEYMEDSSRQMAKIDEIVLDAVFKMATLDNQTKEITNLVMIIQKIADQTNLLALNAAIEAARAGEHGRGFAVVADEVRKLAEQVVVSISDITGFVEKIQTESKRVSDSLQTGYTEVQEGTNQIKKTGDTFNKINASVTTMVQGIKGMSDNLESIQVNSEIMNSSIEEIASVSEESAAGVEETSAASQEITSSMEEVAGNSEQLAELAKDLAKLVEEFKI
- the flhB gene encoding flagellar biosynthesis protein FlhB, producing MAEKDGKTEKASPKKLRDTRKKGEIPKSPDLTSAVTFIVFILAATFLGNYILKYSLLYLQNYLTAGLTVDGLENNLANIGIRSIVFIVVLAGPFLAIAFVAAFVSTIVQTGFLFSVEPIKFKLSKINPISGFKNMFSKKTVFTLFKNVAKLALVFWMAYKTLETSVYLILNSSNVGTEKLFFLMSDLVMELAAQLGILLLILGLIDYIYQVYDYRKNLKMSKQELKDEYKQSEGDPQIKAQRRQRYRQLTKGGLREVETATAIITNPTHLAIAIRYEKGKDEVPIIVAKGADHQAAKIRELAKELDIPIIENKPVARAMYKTVEIGQPVPIDLYQAIAEILALVYQMEEMNKYKI
- a CDS encoding sigma-70 family RNA polymerase sigma factor, whose translation is MYYENDREKEIIKYLPLVEKIVNRIDVKRSQYDKDDLYNIGVIGLMDALEKFDKSKKVPFEGYAYIRIKGSIIDEIRKTAPVSRTRMGKLNDYYRAKEQLEATLMRTPTEKEICAELKIDDKALTKIHETVHNLASVSLEKVMFSDDGNSIELLDFLEDTTEAGSEETLLDKERQQLLTKHVNVLDKREQTILNLYYVEELSLKEIAYIFDISVPRVSQIHGKTILKLKESMRREYDD
- the ftsE gene encoding cell division ATP-binding protein FtsE — translated: MIRMKNVVKNYSKGVKALRGINLTIEDGEFVYLVGASGSGKSTLAKLLYREEEASKGQIEVGGQLFSKMKKKDIPKLRRQIGIVFQDFKLLLDRTVFENIAYALEVIDTEPEEIRSLVMQALRYVDLEDKANDKPTELSGGEQQRVSIARAIVNSPKLLIADEPTGNLDPQTALEIMRLFYRINQKGTTILMVTHNRGIVDKFRNRVVEIEQGKIIWDENKSEDVIQYDISLGEYVAV
- the fliR gene encoding flagellar biosynthetic protein FliR; the encoded protein is MTIQLQTIILIFIRITSFIVVSPGFSIKGLPNIAKIALAMGITIAAYPAVPVMNEVADTLFFAILILKEVLLGMAIGFITKLFFSAIEIAGNFVDFQVGFSMGAVYDPSMGINVSYYGKIYYWLSMCVFYITNLHHVVIKSLVESFRSVPIFSTELGDFGVEGMMRLLGVIFELAFNIAAPMVIVALLTEVILGLISRSVPQINVLILGMPLKIAASFVLMLIFLPTLVETIETTLPLMVKYMNEFIQLL
- the fliQ gene encoding flagellar biosynthesis protein FliQ, coding for MTMEKVLDIIREAFMVMIIVAGPTLIIALVVGLFISIIQATTQLQEQTLSFVPKILAVIVSLIVFGNFMMNSIIMFTQKIFEMIAEL
- the fliP gene encoding flagellar type III secretion system pore protein FliP (The bacterial flagellar biogenesis protein FliP forms a type III secretion system (T3SS)-type pore required for flagellar assembly.), translated to MQKKNKWILALSLFLISFVLFPKVASAAELTDGLSGLSEVFENGAGETSQVVQLFLLTTALSIAPTFLVLTTSFTRIIIVLSFVRSSLGTQQNPPNLVLMGIALFLSLFIMQPVYTEVMTDAITPYVNEEISGQEAFESAAQPIKKFMYKQTRDEDIQLFLDISETEEPSVIDDLPLNIAIPAFIISELRTAFSIGFLIFIPFLVIDIVVASILMSMGMFMLSPVMISLPFKLLLFVLVDGWYLVVESLVTGFQ